One window of Trifolium pratense cultivar HEN17-A07 linkage group LG5, ARS_RC_1.1, whole genome shotgun sequence genomic DNA carries:
- the LOC123885316 gene encoding protein KINESIN LIGHT CHAIN-RELATED 1-like, giving the protein MGIEDSTKTGLTVKTPLQMQSFGIFLREPPQNEVTGDDNHRNPSPAMKKTIKKTLIMDETSLENPDLGPFLLKMARDTIASGENPEKALDYAIRASKCFERVSGPGLDLATCLHVVAAIYCNLGNLDEAIEELERSILLLDVENGSGHAMVKFSGYMQLGDTYSMSGQLDRSILCYESGLKIQMDILGKSDPRVAETCRYLAEAHVQAMQFDDAEHFCKKTLEIHREHCSPASLTEAADRRLMALICEAKGDYEPALEHLVLASMSMIANGQDTEIAAIDVSIGDIYTSLCRFDEAVFAYQKALTVFKSTKGENHSSVALVYIRLADLYYKTGKLRESISYCENALRIYSKPVSGITAGEIASGLTEISAIYEALNEPDEALKLLQKAVKLLEGIPGQYRTVAGIEAQMGVMFYMVGRHVDAWKSFDNAVTKLRGGGERKSAFFGFVLNQMGLACVQLYKIEEAATHFEEAREILERECGTYHLDTLGVYSNLAATYDALGRVEDAIQILEYILKMREEKLGTANPDVDDEKKRLFELLKEAGRVRSRRGKSLEKLIDSNTLKMKKEGRRRWGAFGLRT; this is encoded by the exons ATGGGCATTGAAGATTCAACAAAGACAGGTTTAACAGTGAAAACCCCACTTCAAATGCAATCATTTGGTATTTTCCTCCGTGAACCGCCGCAAAATGAGGTCACCGGCGATGACAACCACCGCAACCCATCACCGGCGATGAAGAAAACAATCAAGAAGACACTGATCATGGATGAAACATCATTAGAAAACCCTGATTTGGGTCCATTTCTTTTGAAGATGGCAAGAGATACCATAGCTTCTGGTGAAAATCCAGAAAAAGCTTTGGATTATGCAATTCGGGCATCCAAATGTTTTGAACGGGTTTCGGGTCCGGGTTTGGATCTTGCCACGTGTCTACATGTTGTTGCTGCAATTTATTGTAATTTGGGGAATTTGGATGAGGCTATTGAGGAATTGGAACGGTCTATTTTGTTGTTGGATGTTGAAAACGGGTCGGGTCATGCTATGGTGAAATTTTCTGGGTATATGCAACTTGGTGATACTTATTCCATGAGTGGACAATTGGATAGATCCATTTTGTGTTATGAGTCGGGTTTGAAGATCCAAATGGATATTTTGGGTAAGTCTGACCCGAGAGTTGCAGAAACTTGCAG ATACTTAGCTGAAGCCCATGTTCAAGCCATGCAATTCGACGACGCAGAGCACTTCTGCAAGAAAACACTTGAAATTCATCGGGAGCATTGCTCACCCGCTTCCCTTACAGAAGCAGCAGACCGGCGTCTCATGGCTCTTATATGCGAAGCAAAGGGAGATTATGAACCAGCACTCGAGCACCTTGTCCTGGCCAGCATGTCAATGATTGCTAACGGACAAGATACTGAGATTGCAGCTATTGATGTTAGCATTGGAGATATTTACACGTCGCTGTGTCGTTTTGACGAAGCTGTTTTTGCCTATCAGAAAGCATTGACAGTGTTCAAATCTACCAAGGGTGAAAATCACAGTTCTGTGGCTTTAGTGTACATTCGACTAGCTGATCTTTACTACAAGACAGGAAAATTAAGAGAGTCGATATCCTATTGCGAAAACGCATTAAGGATATACAGTAAACCTGTGTCTGGAATAACTGCCGGAGAGATTGCAAGTGGTTTAACTGAAATCTCTGCAATCTATGAAGCTCTAAACGAGCCCGATGAAGCGCTGAAGCTCTTGCAAAAGGCAGTGAAACTATTGGAAGGTATCCCTGGACAATATAGGACAGTTGCAGGAATAGAAGCTCAGATGGGAGTGATGTTCTACATGGTTGGTCGGCATGTGGATGCTTGGAAATCTTTTGACAATGCTGTCACCAAGCTGAGAGGCGGCGGGGAAAGGAAATCTGCGTTTTTTGGATTTGTGTTGAACCAGATGGGTTTGGCGTGCGTTCAACTGTATAAAATAGAAGAGGCTGCTACACATTTTGAAGAAGCTAGAGAGATCTTGGAGAGGGAGTGTGGAACCTATCATTTGGACACTCTTGGTGTGTATAGCAACCTAGCTGCAACTTACGATGCATTAGGAag aGTTGAAGATGCCATTCAAATATTGGAATATATACTCAAAATGAGAGAAGAAAAGCTTGGAACTGCAAATCCAGATGTTGATGACGAAAAGAAAAGATTGTTTGAGCTTTTGAAAGAAGCAGGAAGAGTTCGAAGTAGAAGGGGAAAATCTCTGGAAAAACTTATAGATTCAAACACCTTAAAGATGAAGAAAGAAGGTAGAAGGAGATGGGGTGCATTTGGTTTAAGAACATAA